The following coding sequences are from one Halomonas sp. HAL1 window:
- the rnr gene encoding ribonuclease R, which produces MKYWTLSDDPHAEREAHKYGNPAPSREYLLAALETYGKPITHENMSRLLGLEDEELIEAVRRRLAAMERDGQVLRDRRGAYALIDKLDLVKGKVLGHRDGFGFLLRDDGKKPDLVLPPRQMRRVFHGDHVLVRVSGRDRRGRDEATIADVIARNTQTIVGVYRSNTPEFGILIPENPRITQEVIIPHSACGGAKDGQVISAKIVQQPATRVQPVGEVIEVLGERMDPGMEIDIAIRSYDIPAEFPPEVLDQIAGISAEVLEEDKQHRVDLRDVPLVTIDDESAKDFDDAVCAWKTKSGSWKLLVAIADVSHYVRPGTPLDDEGRTRGNSVYFPGQVVPMLPELLSNGLCSLNPHVDRLVLVCEMNISQTGAISRYRFYEAVMNSHARLTYNKVAAILDEQSEEGEALRAEHSELVKPLKNLEELYYLLREARAERGAIDFDTTETAIIFNDERKIEKIVPRSRNNAHKLIEECMLAANVATARFLDKHDLPALYRIHERPTPERLDKLRLFLNELGLAVGGGDMPTPQDYQALRETIADRPDFDIIQTVMLRSMNQAVYSPQNEGHFGLAYQAYAHFTSPIRRYPDLLVHRAIRSVIRGPRQTNTVLRVEGSPVEPPSKWCPYTFEQMLELGEHCSMTERRADEATRDVESWLKCEFMSDKLGEMFEGTIASVTQFGLFVRLDEFFVEGLVHVTSLPSDYYHYEAEKHRLKGERTGTTYRLGDGLTVQVARVDMDDRKIDFGLGDEKPRPRRQPRKSRGGEGGAGAKSAGVKGNSAKAAGDKPSSSEKPTTRRGPRRTRNGPRKPSPNKG; this is translated from the coding sequence ATGAAGTATTGGACGTTAAGTGATGATCCGCACGCCGAGCGCGAGGCGCATAAATATGGTAACCCAGCGCCGAGCCGGGAGTATTTGCTTGCTGCCTTAGAAACGTATGGCAAGCCGATTACCCATGAAAATATGAGCCGCCTGCTGGGTCTGGAAGACGAAGAGCTGATCGAAGCTGTCCGTCGCCGTTTGGCGGCGATGGAGCGCGATGGTCAAGTGCTGCGCGACCGCCGAGGTGCCTATGCGTTGATCGACAAGCTCGATCTGGTCAAAGGCAAAGTGCTTGGCCATCGTGATGGTTTTGGTTTCCTGCTGCGTGATGATGGTAAAAAGCCTGATTTGGTGCTACCGCCTCGTCAAATGCGGCGCGTTTTTCACGGCGACCATGTGTTGGTACGCGTTAGCGGGCGTGATCGTCGTGGTCGTGATGAAGCGACCATTGCCGATGTGATTGCGCGTAACACCCAGACTATCGTCGGTGTTTACCGTAGTAATACCCCTGAGTTTGGCATTCTAATACCGGAAAACCCGCGTATTACTCAGGAAGTGATTATTCCTCATAGCGCCTGTGGTGGCGCTAAAGATGGCCAGGTGATCTCGGCCAAGATCGTTCAGCAGCCAGCCACCCGTGTACAGCCGGTAGGCGAGGTAATCGAAGTGCTGGGTGAGCGTATGGACCCCGGTATGGAAATTGATATTGCGATTCGCAGTTACGATATTCCTGCAGAGTTTCCGCCTGAAGTGCTCGATCAGATCGCCGGCATTTCAGCTGAAGTGTTGGAAGAGGATAAGCAGCACCGCGTTGACCTGCGTGACGTGCCGCTGGTTACCATCGACGATGAGTCTGCCAAAGACTTCGATGATGCGGTGTGTGCCTGGAAGACCAAATCCGGTAGTTGGAAACTGCTCGTCGCTATCGCGGATGTTTCCCACTATGTGCGTCCTGGCACGCCGTTAGATGATGAAGGCCGCACTCGGGGTAACTCGGTCTACTTCCCTGGCCAAGTCGTTCCCATGCTGCCGGAACTGCTGTCTAACGGGCTCTGTTCGCTGAATCCCCATGTGGATCGCTTGGTGCTGGTGTGCGAGATGAATATTTCGCAAACCGGTGCGATTAGCCGCTACCGCTTCTACGAAGCCGTCATGAACTCTCACGCTCGCCTTACCTATAACAAGGTGGCGGCGATTCTTGATGAGCAGAGCGAAGAGGGCGAGGCGCTAAGGGCTGAGCACAGCGAGTTAGTGAAGCCTCTAAAAAATCTGGAAGAGCTTTATTACTTGTTGCGTGAAGCGCGCGCTGAGCGTGGTGCGATCGATTTTGATACCACTGAAACGGCGATCATCTTTAATGATGAGCGTAAAATCGAGAAAATAGTTCCGCGTAGCCGTAACAACGCGCACAAGTTGATTGAAGAGTGTATGTTGGCAGCCAATGTGGCGACCGCACGCTTTCTGGACAAACATGACCTGCCGGCGCTTTACCGTATTCACGAGCGGCCGACACCTGAGCGGCTTGATAAGCTCCGCCTGTTCTTGAACGAGTTAGGCCTTGCGGTCGGCGGCGGTGATATGCCAACTCCGCAGGACTATCAGGCGCTACGCGAGACGATTGCCGACCGCCCTGACTTCGATATCATCCAGACGGTCATGCTGCGCTCGATGAATCAGGCGGTCTATTCTCCGCAAAACGAAGGTCACTTCGGCTTGGCCTACCAGGCCTACGCCCACTTTACCTCGCCGATCCGCCGCTATCCTGATCTGCTGGTTCACCGCGCTATTCGTTCGGTGATTCGCGGTCCGCGCCAGACCAATACGGTGCTGCGCGTTGAGGGATCTCCGGTTGAGCCGCCGAGCAAGTGGTGCCCATATACCTTCGAGCAGATGCTCGAGCTGGGTGAACACTGCTCGATGACGGAGCGTCGCGCCGACGAAGCCACCCGTGATGTCGAGAGCTGGCTGAAGTGCGAGTTCATGTCCGACAAGCTGGGCGAAATGTTCGAAGGTACTATCGCTTCGGTCACTCAGTTCGGTCTCTTTGTTCGTCTGGATGAATTCTTTGTGGAAGGCTTGGTGCATGTGACGTCGCTGCCTTCGGATTACTATCACTATGAAGCTGAGAAGCACCGCCTGAAAGGTGAGCGTACCGGCACCACTTACCGCTTGGGCGATGGCCTTACCGTTCAAGTGG
- a CDS encoding DNA/RNA non-specific endonuclease, with amino-acid sequence MGTSLSSWRRQGRRLGIAVLFVAVGTGLWEFQERQHKDAYTWMGVPTWEEFRPTTIHRVLRNDGYLVGWSDVRVNPLWVSYQVEAVDDSSIGSRPNFQADWRTLWPVGTDSYAGSGYDRGHLAPNYAIAAVHGRSAQVDTFLMSNMTPQRPQLNRQLWQRLEEVVMDHFAPRFDRLQVITGPVFPERFMDNVFNRVGLVEVPEAFYKIIVAPHNEAPLALAFIMPQDVRGNEPLDDYLVTIDDIETRTGLNFFPELTTEVESVLEGELRVQGWALEEVARRPGRFQ; translated from the coding sequence TTGGGAACATCGCTTTCGAGCTGGCGTCGGCAGGGGCGACGCTTGGGTATTGCCGTGCTGTTTGTTGCTGTTGGTACGGGGCTGTGGGAATTTCAAGAGCGCCAGCATAAAGATGCTTATACGTGGATGGGGGTGCCTACCTGGGAGGAGTTTCGCCCTACTACGATTCACCGTGTATTGCGCAACGACGGCTATTTAGTTGGCTGGTCTGATGTGCGGGTTAATCCGCTCTGGGTAAGCTATCAGGTTGAAGCGGTAGACGATTCAAGCATTGGTTCCCGGCCAAATTTTCAAGCTGATTGGCGCACACTGTGGCCGGTAGGCACGGATAGCTACGCAGGCAGTGGTTACGACCGAGGCCATCTGGCGCCCAATTATGCGATCGCCGCGGTGCACGGTCGCAGCGCTCAAGTCGATACCTTCTTGATGAGTAATATGACCCCGCAGCGACCCCAACTCAATCGGCAGCTGTGGCAGCGTTTAGAAGAAGTCGTTATGGATCACTTTGCGCCGCGCTTTGATCGTTTGCAGGTGATTACTGGGCCGGTATTTCCTGAACGCTTTATGGATAACGTGTTTAATCGAGTAGGGCTGGTCGAAGTGCCCGAAGCGTTTTATAAGATCATCGTCGCCCCGCACAACGAAGCACCGTTAGCGCTTGCGTTTATCATGCCTCAGGATGTCCGCGGAAATGAGCCGCTGGATGATTACTTGGTAACGATTGATGATATAGAAACGCGCACGGGACTTAACTTCTTCCCAGAGTTAACGACGGAAGTAGAGTCTGTGCTGGAAGGGGAGTTGCGAGTACAGGGTTGGGCACTTGAAGAAGTGGCGCGACGCCCAGGGCGATTTCAGTAA
- a CDS encoding Lrp/AsnC family transcriptional regulator: MQNAVILINTDKGQVKAVAERLADVEGISEVYSTCGRYDLVAIARTRDFESLAELVTERLNAVEGISDTETLNAMQVHSRHDLETMFSLGW; encoded by the coding sequence ATGCAAAACGCAGTCATTTTAATCAATACCGATAAAGGCCAAGTGAAAGCCGTGGCCGAGCGCTTAGCTGATGTAGAAGGCATTAGTGAAGTTTATTCTACCTGTGGCCGCTACGACTTGGTGGCGATTGCCCGTACTCGCGATTTTGAAAGCTTGGCTGAGCTGGTAACGGAGCGCTTAAATGCCGTAGAAGGTATCAGCGATACAGAAACCCTGAATGCCATGCAGGTGCACTCCCGCCACGATCTTGAAACGATGTTTTCACTAGGCTGGTAA
- a CDS encoding high-potential iron-sulfur protein — protein sequence MANKSRRDFMRNSMLGLAALPLGAGILSKTAFAQELPRLDPSSSNAQALNYVEDASEASDHPAYEEGERCDNCMFFNAETQGCQLFPENSVEPAGWCQSWTAQA from the coding sequence ATGGCTAATAAGAGCCGTCGTGACTTCATGCGCAACAGCATGTTAGGGCTCGCTGCCCTTCCGCTGGGTGCAGGTATTCTTTCCAAGACTGCTTTCGCTCAAGAGCTGCCGCGTCTTGATCCTTCCTCAAGTAACGCCCAAGCGCTTAACTACGTCGAAGACGCCAGTGAAGCAAGCGACCACCCGGCTTATGAAGAGGGCGAGCGCTGCGATAACTGCATGTTCTTCAATGCAGAGACACAAGGTTGCCAGCTGTTTCCTGAGAACAGTGTTGAGCCTGCGGGCTGGTGTCAGTCTTGGACTGCACAAGCCTAA
- a CDS encoding SpoVR family protein translates to MSATRKRKPIATGSDWNFNLLERFDAELARLADEYRLDTYPNQIEVITTEQMMDAYASVGMPVGYHHWSFGKQFLAVEGAYKRGQMGLAYELVINSDPCIAYLMEENTLMMQVLVMAHACYGHNSFFKGNYLFRTWTDASSIVDYLVFARKYIAQCEERHGVQAVEQLLDACHALQNYGVDRYKRPSPISAEEEAKRQDEREAYLQTQVNMLWRTIPEPPTGEPSLPGSLHNANGDDPLGLHSGGLYPSEPQENLLYFIEKNAPLLAPWQREIVRIVRKLAQYFYPQRQTQVMNEGWACFWHYTLMNRLYDDGNVDEGLMLEFLQSHAAVINQPAFDSPHFSGINPYALGFAIFMDIKRICENPTDEDREWFPDVAGTPWRETVEFAMRNFKDESFIQQFLSPKVMRDHKLFLVVDDDQLEALEVAAIHNEQGYRQVREALATQYALSVREPNIQVVEAAIRGDRSLTLHHVQDNRRPLGRSVYPVIRHLQQLWGFPVHLVSMEEGQVTRRFHWPVEDESHAS, encoded by the coding sequence ATGAGTGCGACCCGCAAGCGCAAGCCGATTGCCACCGGCTCCGATTGGAACTTCAACCTGCTGGAGCGCTTCGATGCGGAACTGGCAAGGCTCGCTGATGAGTATCGTCTGGATACTTATCCCAATCAGATAGAAGTGATCACCACGGAGCAGATGATGGATGCCTACGCCAGCGTGGGCATGCCGGTGGGCTACCACCACTGGTCATTCGGAAAGCAGTTTCTAGCCGTTGAGGGGGCTTACAAGCGCGGCCAGATGGGCCTGGCTTATGAGCTGGTCATTAACTCTGACCCTTGTATAGCCTACTTGATGGAAGAGAACACGCTGATGATGCAGGTGTTGGTTATGGCCCACGCCTGCTACGGTCATAACTCCTTTTTTAAAGGTAACTACCTGTTCCGTACTTGGACGGATGCCTCTTCTATTGTCGATTACTTGGTGTTTGCACGTAAGTATATCGCCCAGTGCGAAGAGCGCCACGGCGTGCAGGCTGTCGAGCAGCTGCTGGATGCTTGCCATGCGCTGCAAAACTACGGTGTTGACCGCTACAAACGCCCCTCACCGATTTCTGCAGAAGAGGAAGCGAAGCGCCAGGATGAGCGGGAAGCCTATCTACAAACCCAGGTTAATATGCTCTGGCGAACCATTCCCGAACCACCCACTGGTGAGCCTTCGCTGCCGGGTAGTTTGCACAATGCCAATGGCGATGACCCGTTAGGCTTACATAGCGGCGGGCTTTACCCTTCAGAGCCGCAGGAAAATCTGCTCTACTTTATTGAGAAAAACGCCCCGTTGCTGGCGCCTTGGCAGCGTGAGATTGTGCGAATTGTGCGCAAGCTGGCGCAGTATTTTTATCCCCAGCGGCAAACGCAGGTGATGAATGAGGGCTGGGCGTGCTTCTGGCACTACACGTTAATGAATCGACTCTACGACGACGGCAATGTCGATGAAGGGCTGATGCTGGAATTTTTGCAGTCCCACGCCGCTGTGATTAACCAGCCAGCCTTTGATAGCCCTCACTTTAGTGGGATTAACCCGTATGCGCTTGGTTTCGCGATTTTTATGGATATTAAGCGCATCTGCGAGAACCCTACCGACGAGGATCGTGAGTGGTTTCCAGATGTGGCGGGCACACCGTGGCGGGAAACGGTGGAGTTTGCGATGCGCAACTTTAAGGACGAGTCGTTTATTCAGCAGTTTCTTTCGCCGAAGGTGATGCGCGACCATAAGCTGTTTTTAGTGGTGGATGATGATCAGTTAGAGGCACTTGAAGTAGCGGCGATACATAACGAACAGGGCTATCGCCAGGTTCGTGAAGCGCTCGCAACGCAGTATGCGCTCTCCGTTCGCGAGCCCAATATTCAAGTGGTCGAGGCGGCGATTCGTGGGGACCGCTCATTGACGCTTCATCACGTGCAGGATAATCGCCGCCCGCTGGGGCGCAGCGTTTATCCGGTCATTCGCCATCTACAGCAGCTATGGGGTTTTCCGGTTCATCTGGTCTCAATGGAGGAGGGGCAAGTGACGCGACGTTTTCACTGGCCGGTTGAAGATGAGAGCCATGCTTCTTAA
- a CDS encoding YeaH/YhbH family protein — protein sequence MTYFIDRRPNAKHKSAVNRQRFLERYRKHIKRSVEEAVNRRSITDMERGEKISIPAKDISEPVFQHGPGGARNIVSPGNKEFVAGDKIRRPSGQGGGSGAGEGGASNQGEGVDEFAFTLSREEFLEFVFDGLELPHLQRKPLKSLEEVKMVRAGLSKDGVPSRISITRSMREAYARRIAMRAPIKRALKEAQEALEAEERKDPVLRNPARIAELKTEIERLEKRIAGVPFIDTYDLRYHQLSAQPQPSNQAVMFCVMDVSGSMTQNHKDIAKRFFLLLYLFLEKHYEKVELVFVRHHTAAREVSEEEFFYSRETGGTIVSSALNLVNKIIEKRYPVGQWNLYVAQASDGDNWDDDSNICRDLLIKQLMPQLQYYAYVEITPHDHQSLWHEYASVVKEFPERFAMRQIIEAGDIYPVFRELFKRRLSQS from the coding sequence ATGACCTACTTTATTGATCGAAGGCCTAACGCTAAACATAAAAGCGCGGTGAACCGTCAGCGCTTTTTAGAGCGCTATCGCAAGCATATCAAGCGTTCGGTTGAAGAGGCCGTTAACCGCCGCTCCATTACTGATATGGAGCGCGGTGAAAAAATATCTATTCCGGCGAAGGATATCTCTGAGCCGGTGTTCCAGCATGGCCCGGGCGGGGCACGCAATATCGTCTCGCCAGGCAACAAAGAGTTTGTAGCGGGCGACAAAATACGCCGCCCTAGCGGGCAGGGCGGTGGCAGTGGTGCGGGGGAAGGCGGCGCCTCTAATCAGGGGGAAGGGGTGGATGAGTTCGCCTTCACCCTCAGCCGTGAGGAGTTTCTAGAGTTTGTGTTTGACGGGCTTGAGCTGCCCCACTTGCAGCGCAAGCCGTTGAAGTCGCTGGAAGAGGTCAAAATGGTGCGGGCGGGATTGTCTAAAGATGGCGTGCCTTCCCGGATCAGCATTACCCGTTCGATGCGCGAAGCCTACGCTCGGCGCATTGCCATGCGCGCGCCGATTAAACGGGCACTTAAGGAAGCTCAGGAGGCCCTGGAAGCCGAAGAGCGTAAAGACCCGGTATTGCGTAACCCGGCCCGTATTGCCGAGCTGAAAACTGAAATCGAGCGTCTGGAAAAACGTATTGCCGGCGTGCCGTTCATTGATACCTATGACTTGCGTTATCACCAGTTAAGCGCCCAGCCGCAGCCTTCTAATCAGGCGGTCATGTTTTGTGTCATGGACGTTTCGGGGTCGATGACCCAGAACCATAAAGATATCGCTAAGCGCTTTTTCTTGCTGCTGTATCTGTTTTTGGAGAAACACTACGAAAAAGTCGAACTGGTGTTTGTGCGCCACCACACCGCTGCCCGGGAAGTTAGCGAGGAGGAGTTTTTTTACTCACGGGAAACCGGCGGCACGATTGTTTCCAGTGCGCTGAATCTGGTCAATAAGATCATTGAAAAGCGTTACCCAGTGGGGCAGTGGAATTTATATGTGGCCCAAGCCTCCGATGGCGATAACTGGGATGACGACTCGAATATTTGCCGCGACTTGCTGATCAAACAGCTAATGCCACAGTTGCAATACTACGCTTACGTTGAGATTACGCCCCACGACCATCAATCGCTGTGGCATGAGTATGCAAGTGTGGTCAAAGAATTTCCCGAACGCTTTGCCATGCGGCAAATTATAGAGGCGGGCGATATTTATCCGGTCTTTCGAGAGCTGTTCAAACGCCGCTTAAGCCAGTCCTAG
- a CDS encoding PrkA family serine protein kinase, with protein sequence MSIFDHVQDRFARVQQEDMSLEEYLALCRRDSKVYASAAERMLEAIGEPEVIDTAKDPRLSRIFSNKVIRRYPAFAEFHGMEEAIEQIVAYFRHAAQGLEERKQILYLLGPVGGGKSSLAERLKLLMERIPFYAIKGSPVYESPLGLFSPEEDGELLEKEYGIPQRYLRSVMSPWAAKRLKEYGGDISQFRVVRLYPSRLNQIAISKTEPGDENNQDISSLVGKVDIRQLELYSQDDPDAYSFSGGLCRSNQGLMEFVEMFKAPIKVLHPLLTATQEGNYNPTEGMGAIPFDGVILAHSNESEWQAFRNNRNNEAFLDRVYIVKVPYCLRVSEEIKIYQKLLEDSSLNAAPCAPDTLRMLAQFSVLSRLKAPENSNIYSKMRVYDGENLKDTDPRAKSIQEYRDAAGVDEGMQGLSTRFAFKILSKVFNFDSTEVAANPVHLLYVLEQALEREQLPSEVFERYLGFIKEYMAPRYVDFIGKEIQTAYLESYSEYGQNIFDRYVTYADFWIQDQEYRDHETGELLNRQSLNEELEKIEKPAGISNPKDFRHEVVNFVLRARAQNNGMNPSWQSYEKLKGVIEHKMFANTEELLPVISFNAKASRSDQKKHEDFVARMVDRGYTEKQVRLLSEWYLRVRKSQ encoded by the coding sequence ATGAGCATCTTTGATCACGTTCAAGACCGATTTGCCCGCGTTCAGCAAGAAGACATGAGCCTTGAGGAGTACTTGGCGCTTTGCCGCCGTGACTCGAAGGTTTATGCCAGCGCCGCCGAGCGCATGCTGGAAGCCATAGGCGAACCTGAAGTGATCGACACGGCGAAAGACCCGCGTCTGTCACGCATTTTTTCCAACAAAGTGATTCGCCGCTACCCTGCTTTTGCAGAGTTCCACGGTATGGAGGAGGCTATCGAGCAAATCGTTGCCTACTTCCGCCATGCTGCCCAAGGGCTTGAAGAGCGCAAGCAGATCCTCTACCTGCTGGGTCCAGTGGGTGGCGGTAAGTCATCACTGGCAGAGCGCTTGAAGTTACTGATGGAGCGCATCCCGTTCTATGCCATTAAGGGCTCGCCGGTTTATGAGTCGCCACTTGGCTTGTTCTCTCCCGAGGAGGATGGCGAGCTGTTAGAGAAAGAGTACGGTATTCCCCAGCGTTATCTGCGCAGCGTGATGTCGCCCTGGGCGGCGAAGCGGCTTAAAGAGTATGGCGGTGATATTTCCCAGTTTAGGGTGGTGCGTTTGTACCCCTCACGGTTGAATCAAATTGCCATTTCGAAAACCGAACCGGGCGATGAGAACAACCAGGATATCTCCTCGCTGGTGGGTAAGGTCGATATCCGCCAGTTGGAGCTTTACTCCCAGGACGACCCGGATGCCTATAGCTTCTCCGGTGGCTTATGCCGTTCCAATCAGGGGTTGATGGAGTTTGTGGAGATGTTCAAAGCGCCGATCAAGGTGCTGCATCCACTGCTCACCGCGACGCAGGAGGGCAACTACAACCCCACCGAAGGCATGGGAGCAATACCCTTTGATGGGGTGATCCTGGCGCACTCTAACGAGTCCGAATGGCAGGCATTTCGCAACAATCGTAACAACGAGGCATTTCTTGATCGGGTCTATATCGTCAAGGTGCCTTACTGCCTGCGGGTCTCCGAAGAGATCAAAATTTATCAAAAACTACTAGAGGACTCTTCACTAAACGCCGCGCCCTGCGCGCCGGATACGCTGCGCATGCTGGCGCAGTTCTCGGTGCTGTCACGGCTTAAAGCGCCAGAAAACTCCAATATCTATTCCAAGATGCGCGTGTACGACGGTGAAAACCTGAAAGACACCGACCCGCGTGCCAAGTCGATCCAGGAGTATCGCGATGCGGCGGGGGTTGATGAAGGTATGCAAGGGCTCTCCACCCGTTTTGCCTTCAAGATTCTTTCCAAAGTGTTCAACTTTGATAGCACCGAAGTGGCCGCCAACCCGGTGCATCTACTTTATGTGCTGGAGCAGGCACTGGAGCGTGAACAGCTGCCCTCAGAAGTATTTGAACGCTACTTGGGCTTCATCAAAGAGTATATGGCGCCCCGCTACGTGGACTTTATTGGTAAGGAAATTCAAACCGCTTACCTCGAATCCTACAGCGAATATGGTCAAAACATCTTCGACCGCTATGTGACCTACGCTGATTTCTGGATACAGGATCAGGAGTACCGCGACCACGAAACCGGCGAGCTGCTAAACCGCCAGTCGTTAAACGAGGAGCTGGAGAAAATCGAAAAACCGGCGGGTATTTCGAACCCGAAAGACTTCCGCCATGAGGTGGTTAACTTTGTGCTGCGGGCACGGGCGCAAAATAACGGCATGAATCCGAGCTGGCAGTCGTATGAAAAGCTGAAAGGCGTTATCGAACACAAAATGTTCGCCAACACCGAAGAGCTACTGCCGGTGATTTCGTTCAATGCCAAGGCCTCCCGGTCAGACCAGAAGAAGCATGAAGACTTTGTGGCGCGGATGGTGGATCGCGGCTACACCGAAAAACAGGTTCGATTACTGTCCGAGTGGTACCTGCGCGTGCGTAAGTCCCAGTAA
- a CDS encoding low specificity L-threonine aldolase, giving the protein MTSECSPRFLASDNTSGICPEAMEYLLEANRSDDLAYGNDTWTARAADRFREMFDYDCDVFFVFNGTAANSLALSAMGRSYHSVICHELAHIETDECGGPEFFSNGAKLLTSPGANGKLTPEGIEALVTKRSDIHYPKPKVVSLTQATEVGTLYSREELMAIRAIADKHDLRLHMDGARFANACASLNATPAELTWQVGVDALCFSGTKNGLAFGEAILFFNRELAEDFSYRCKQAGQLASKMRFISAPWLGLLESGAWLTNAQHANAMASYLSEGLQALPGVSLMFPTQANSVFVELPLPAIEALKAKGWTFYTFIGAGGARFVCAWNTTVELLDELLADIRAVLER; this is encoded by the coding sequence ATGACCTCGGAGTGTAGCCCGCGTTTTTTAGCCAGTGATAACACCTCCGGTATTTGCCCGGAGGCGATGGAATATCTATTAGAAGCCAACCGCAGCGATGATTTGGCTTACGGTAACGATACCTGGACGGCCCGTGCCGCAGATCGCTTCCGCGAAATGTTTGACTATGACTGTGACGTCTTCTTCGTTTTCAACGGCACCGCTGCTAACTCACTGGCCCTTTCAGCGATGGGACGTAGCTACCACAGCGTTATTTGTCATGAGCTGGCGCATATCGAAACCGACGAGTGTGGTGGCCCGGAGTTTTTCTCAAACGGCGCAAAACTGCTGACCTCACCCGGCGCCAATGGCAAGCTTACCCCGGAAGGTATCGAGGCGCTGGTCACCAAGCGCAGCGATATTCACTACCCCAAACCCAAAGTGGTCTCGCTGACCCAAGCGACCGAAGTGGGCACGCTTTATTCCCGCGAAGAGCTGATGGCGATTCGCGCCATTGCTGATAAACATGACCTGCGGTTGCATATGGACGGTGCCCGCTTTGCCAACGCCTGTGCAAGTCTAAATGCCACTCCCGCTGAACTGACCTGGCAGGTGGGCGTGGATGCGCTGTGTTTTTCAGGTACCAAGAACGGTCTAGCGTTTGGCGAAGCGATCCTGTTTTTTAACCGTGAGTTAGCCGAAGATTTCTCCTACCGCTGCAAGCAGGCAGGCCAGCTGGCATCGAAAATGCGCTTTATCTCAGCGCCGTGGTTAGGGTTGTTAGAAAGCGGCGCCTGGTTAACCAATGCCCAACACGCCAATGCCATGGCGAGCTACCTCTCAGAAGGCCTGCAGGCGTTGCCGGGTGTCTCTCTGATGTTCCCTACCCAGGCCAACAGCGTTTTCGTTGAATTGCCACTCCCGGCAATTGAAGCGTTGAAAGCCAAAGGCTGGACCTTCTATACCTTTATTGGCGCTGGCGGTGCCCGATTTGTATGTGCCTGGAACACCACCGTTGAATTACTTGATGAGTTATTAGCGGATATTCGTGCCGTGCTTGAGCGTTAA